agccGCTATCATTGTGTTTATGGTAAATGCAAGGAacgcaacacatttacaaccccacatatggcagtgtaggagtgttggaaaacagtatatcgtcactcagccttttcaaacattattcagacatgaaacatcctgtgcacatgagaaaatgttttaCTGCATTCATGTGTGAAACTTTTTGtccatgtgtttcttaagctgcgcCGAATAAGCgaaactctgtagacactgatcagatctgtacggtttctctccagtgtgaattctcttttgtgttttcagatgtgttactgattaaacctcttctcacagtgtgaacacttgtacggtctctccagtgtgaaacgtctggtgcagtttcaattttgtattaaaagtcttctcacactcaaagcacatatactctttcacaccagtgtggatcttcatgtgttcattaaggtttgctgatcggttgaaactcttcccacactgagtgcatttaatggtttctctctagtgtgggtcttcatgtgtttattaaggtctgaggagttGCTGAAACTCATCTCACACcgaagctacggtcacactagcGTTtaagcatgtgaaattctgttgtatggcgctgtgaaaaagggcgggattaaacaagataattagacataaaaaaaaaagaaaaagaaattggtccatattttacgtttctatccagagaggtcatgttttgatcttcaattggtcttacacagtcaagtgatgcgattttgcaggtcagagttcaccaagcttgaactttgcaatgcagtgaactgcgaaacttgatgcacaaacttggtttccggtctgacgcattcccGTGCTTATGAATGGAAATccatggggagaaaagtccaatGTGACCGCGGCTTAAGTGCAAGTTTCTTTCAAGTGTGGCTCATAATGTGTAGATAAAGGGATGATGAGCGGATGAAACTCTTCCctcactgagtgcaagtgaatggtttctctctagtgtgaatcctcatatgttcattaaggtgtgatgaaTAGTTATAGGTCTTTCCACACTGGGTGCAAGTAAagggtttctctctagtgtggatctTCTTGTGATtataaagggatgatgattgtttgaaactcttcccacactgaatgcatgtgaatggtttctctccagtgtggatcctcatgtgttgattaagggatgatgattggctaaaTCTCTTCCCACAATGCGTGCATGTGAATgggttctctccagtgtggatcctcatgtgaatcttaagaccgaaatttcttccaaaactcttcccacactgagtgcatgtgaatggtttctttctgctatgaatcatcatgtgttcattaaggtgtgatgatcggctgaaactcttcccacactgagtgcatgtgaatggtttctctctagtgtggatcctcatgtgttgattaaggtgtgatgattggctaaaactcttcccacaatgtgtgcatgtgaatggtttctctccagtgtggatcatcatgtgaatcttaagaccgaaatttcttccaaaactcctcccacaatgagtgcatgtgaatggtttctctctagtgtggatcatcatgtgaatcttaagatagccttttcttccaaaactctttccacactgagtgcaggtgaaactatTTTTgtctccccttttcaaaatatcatcagtctgtaaatgagttttttcctcaattttgacatgatgttcctcctctttactcccctcattctcttcaattaggtctgaaataaataaaacatgttttcattaagtcttaaaaactctcatcaaaagctgaaaagtgaaaagacactggaaacattggctacacactgCAATTTTGATGCATGGTAAATGTAAAATAtccagatcatattttgtttggtccattaacgtttacacatttaagcagattcacgTCATccttatttatctagtgcttttacaatgcaaatggtgtcaaagccacttaacatagaagttataataaattgaaaccgtgtcagtccagttttcagagtttcttacacaattgatcataaaagtaattttggtcaTATTAATAAGACACTGATTTGAAAGCTCTAAAtggaatttttatttgtttatatttatcattacaacaaaatgtttttctaaaatgtgtaaagcagaaagggaacagggccggagtgggacttctTTTTAGCTCTGGaatttcaagccttagaccggcccacctcagtcgacgactgactatattaataataatatgcggATGATCTTCTTTTTCTGTCGAATCCAGATACATGTATtccaaaagtttttacaataatttcagaatttgGAAATGCTTCTGGATACAAAGTCAATCTAGCAAAAAGTTTCCTTTTCCCTATTAATGATAGAGcacagcaaatgtccttccaATCCTTTCCATTTTCAGTAAGTCCTGATAAATTTGTATAGTGAGTGTGACGCGCAAATATAAGGATTtgttcaataataattttaaaacgacATTAGTGCCCAAGGACTTTTTAgtgctcaaggacaccttacaaacaggagaacaagaaaagcaacaaccttaagaaggtagagaaaatgagagactaataatacataaaataatgacaaaagacctgagaacaagtaacaaaagaAACTCGTTCCTGTCTTTCAATAAGTGCTTATGTACAAGTGTTGAAGAGGAGTTATTtaagagaactaggcagcacactcagggctgcaagatggatttaatttagtattcttattattaaaatatatctgaatgaagatcatatgactgagttggtctttgagaataaaaatcaacctgtttgttcctgcagatcttcctgtttgactgtgaatgtttcttcaatcttcacatcttcactctcctctttaataaacgccatctttaaaacagtgtggagatcagttgTTTCAGCAGGAGCTTTTcactgcgtttggacactttatcctgtttaaaatgaacaaaaccacaaacaaaaaaaaaataatttctcttcaacacttgcttcaacagtttctttatatgtgagtgattaacaaaaataaatcaggtaagtctgagcaagaaacaatatcCACAAACAAATGACCTGATAAAAACTAGTCCtccatttcttttatatataataatgtatactTATATTAGAATGACATTattctattaaataaattaaaccttcattaaaacacttattacacacatttctgttgttcaaacaatagccctcgatTACTGTGATTAAAATAGTACTTCGttgtataaagaattaaaattatAGTCAACAGCAGGTATGTCATATTGGAAGAAAAatctgaaactttaatcaatcggtttATATTTGTGTAAAGTTGTGAAACAAACCTTCCTCCAGTTAAACTGCAGCGCGGAAGCGACGCAGCCTAATGACGTCAtacaccacgccaaaataaaagtcttttttgtttagtttttttttttttgccactcaCTGTTGCAGTCAGGACATGATAAatttctccctcgttttccacTTTACACAACATATCTGCTGTCTCTCATATACATCGACATTTAgaatttgaagttgatcaaaacttttaatccaaacattttaaaacaattttgaaaaacttgtttATTCCACTaagtttatgtgttttttttattattgttgcaaAAAAGTTTACATCACAAAAAATGGAAACAATCAACATCGCAAGGCATATTTAccattacaaatatataaaataaatgtaatttgttacaaCTGCAACGAAAGTTCtacatcaaaagaaaaacaaaacattatgacaataaatgtttttaaaataaagtaaagagagcttcagttattttactttggtTTCTGAAGTATTTGAAGCTTTGAGCCTCTTTCTCTACCttagaaagaaaacatctaaaagAGGGTCAGCACTTTTGATATTTACCCATTAAAATGAAgttcacaacatcagagaaagaacaatgtaaatcagctttgtaaaataaaatatcttctaGAACAATAGGGGGGACTGAAATCATCTTTAATGAAAGCCAAGGATGGATGTCAAAccagaatttaaaataaaaaaataagtgatcacaaaaaaaaaaaaaaaaagtgatcgaGTGTTTCTGGAGCAGAAGCTACACTTGTCAACATCAAAGTTAAATCTTTTTTGAATAAACTAATTCACAGGATATATCCTGAATACAATTCTGTAATGAGTTTCCTTAACCTTGGGTGCTACAGGATATTTAAGATAAACGGTAAAAGCTTTGTTCCCTACTAAGGGTTTAACAACTCCTAGATGATGACACTTAAAATCACCAATGATAAGCTTTTAAATTGTTTGTAAATAAGCTTGATGTTACATTTACTATCGAAAATATCaacatttgatatttttaaaaatggaagaAAAGTTATAAGTATAAATGGGAGATCAAAACAATTACTTTGAATTAACCTAAACAAAGCAATAGGTATAGCCTCGCAAATTTCAGTATAACCTTTATCTGTGATTTaactctatatttatttaataattcgtTTTAAGATAGTAGCAGTCAATTTTTGTCtaacaaatcattaataaatataatgcctTTATTGTACCAGTCACTTTTAAACAATGATTTTCTGTAAATAATAACAGCCCTATTATTCCAAAGAGTGGATTTATGAGGGAAAAAATATGGGTAAATATAATTTTCCAAAAAAGTAGTGCTTGCTTATGAAAATTAGACAGCTTTAAAGGAAGTTTTGAACAATCATAATCATTTCTTAATACAAATTCAAGGccaccatttttttaaacaaattatttggaaTATGATACAATATTGAATAAGGCTTAGCTAAACACTCTTTCAACCATTTAACTCTAAAAGTGCTAAGAAGACATTTAAAATAGATTGCTTTCAAACCTCCATATTCATACTCTTTGACCATATGATTCTTACgtaaataatgtgatttatttttccaaataaatttaaataatattgaatttatAGATTTAACTATTTTGGGAGGAGTATATAAAGGAtaagttaaatatataattttagataaTCCTAGTCAAAAGAATTTTAGCCTATATGGAAAGACTCTAGCTAGACAATGATTTAGGGATTTTTTCATCCCTTCCATTTAGATATTAAAATTTGAACGTTCTCTATGAACAGAATTTTTGGTGATGGTAACTCCCAAGTATTCAACTTCTTCTTTTACTAGAATACCCTCTAATTCTCTTAAAGTACAATTCTGAAtagttaatatttataaaatattaatattttcttgGGTTTAAGGTCAATTTAGAAGTTTTAGGAAACAGAAATTTTGACAAGAGCTAAAGGGAGAACCTCcttatttttaagaaataataaagtgTCATCTGCAAACTGACTTAAACTAAAAGTCCTACCAAGTATATCAATACCTATAGTGtactttgaattttttaaatataatgacaTAAGTTCAACAGCTATATTAAAAAGTAAAGGTGAGATGGGACATCCTTGACGGATTCCTCTTTTGATGTAAACTCTAGGAGATGATCCTGAATTCAGGGATTTACTATTGAATATATCAGTATAGAAC
The Danio rerio strain Tuebingen ecotype United States chromosome 4, GRCz12tu, whole genome shotgun sequence genome window above contains:
- the zgc:174650 gene encoding uncharacterized protein LOC100141363, whose protein sequence is MAFIKEESEDVKIEETFTVKQEDLQEQTDLIEENEGSKEEEHHVKIEEKTHLQTDDILKRGDKNSFTCTQCGKSFGRKGYLKIHMMIHTREKPFTCTHCGRSFGRNFGLKIHMMIHTGEKPFTCTHCGKSFSQSSHLNQHMRIHTREKPFTCTQCGKSFSRSSHLNEHMMIHSRKKPFTCTQCGKSFGRNFGLKIHMRIHTGENPFTCTHCGKRFSQSSSLNQHMRIHTGEKPFTCIQCGKSFKQSSSLYNHKKIHTREKPFTCTQCGKTYNYSSHLNEHMRIHTREKPFTCTQ